The Brassica oleracea var. oleracea cultivar TO1000 chromosome C6, BOL, whole genome shotgun sequence genome includes a region encoding these proteins:
- the LOC106298116 gene encoding E3 ubiquitin-protein ligase MBR2-like — translation MNHPPPYTLVLSGKKKPAYSSPKRTLTMKIKRPNTQQTTIRISIALRTSSNGHLDDGTISDMEYMLQYHEINFDSVTEIIDETTNYVAGVIPTLDDVTGTDLDVIVKVTDFNPQALSRTDLDVYTIDLRSNIRESIPSEENDICAICHNELGASGDLNTLVCNHSYHHQCILGWIKMNLTCLVCRTTLA, via the coding sequence ATGAATCATCCACCACCGTATACCTTGGTTCTAAGCGGCAAAAAGAAACCAGCTTACTCATCTCCCAAACGAACCCTCACCATGAAGATCAAGAGGCCCAACACCCAGCAAACAACAATCAGAATATCAATAGCACTAAGGACATCAAGTAATGGCCACCTAGACGACGGTACAATCAGCGATATGGAGTACATGCTTCAGTATCATGAAATCAACTTTGACTCGGTGACAGAAATTATAGATGAGACTACTAACTATGTCGCAGGCGTTATTCCAACACTCGATGATGTCACAGGTACAGATCTAGATGTAATTGTTAAGGTTACTGACTTCAACCCACAAGCTTTGAGTAGAACTGATCTCGACGTCTATACAATCGACCTGCGAAGCAACATAAGAGAGTCCATCCCCAGCGAAGAGAATGACATCTGCGCAATTTGCCACAACGAGCTTGGTGCAAGTGGAGATTTGAACACTTTGGTATGCAACCATTCATATCATCACCAGTGCATCTTAGGCTGGATCAAGATGAACTTAACCTGCCTAGTATGCAGAACAACGCTTGCTTAG
- the LOC106300095 gene encoding uncharacterized protein LOC106300095 — MCNLLPLVSNNKSCCPQSLDLVLQFAEYILSRPEALTILVNGGGVMEGQRLVPLPSLDILLRLTFPAPSARVETTERFEAIYPLLKDVALAPEAERAGRGRYAMKRILTFALTLAGEEGNPVVLAKEATSIAIRALSENVYCFDHWDKIYVDNPEASVALLKKLVDDNQFLRLSTSPSDILTVIVHETMESFRRKNKRAIAEGGANCALYKEADKYCRLISWRLCFRLTPINALVPAAVGAAVGATGAALIAGVSLVSPSL; from the exons ATGTGTAACTTGCTACCGCTAGTCAGTAATAACAAGAGCTGCTGCCCTCAGTCATTGGATCTCGTTCTTCAATTCGCTGAGTA CATCTTGTCTCGTCCGGAAGCTCTCACTATACTTGTAAATGGAGGTGGTGTTATGGAAGGACAGCGGCTGGTTCCACTTCCTTCACTTGACATCTTGCTGCGCCTCACATTCCCTGCTCCATCTGCAAGAGTTGAG ACTACAGAGAGGTTTGAGGCAATATATCCCTTGCTGAAGGACGTGGCTCTTGCACCAGAGGCAGAGAGGGCAGGAAGAGGAAGATATGCCATGAAACGTATACTCACCTTTGCCTTGACGTTAGCTGGAGAAGAAG GGAATCCTGTTGTTTTAGCCAAGGAAGCTACCTCAATCGCTATCAGGGCCCTATCAGAAAACGTGTACTGCTTTGACCACTGGGACAAAATTTATGTGGATAATCCAGAAGCAAGTGTTGCGCTTCTCAAGAAGCTTGTAGACGACAATCAGTTCCTCAGACTATCAACATCACCAAGCGATATTCTCACTGTCATTGTCCATGAAACTATGGAGAGCTTCAGGCGTAAG AACAAAAGAGCCATCGCTGAAGGAGGAGCCAATTGTGCTCTTTACAAAGAAGCTGACAAGTACTGCAGACTGATCTCTTGGAGACTCTGCTTCAGATTGACACCCATTAATGCTTTGGTTCCAGCTGCTGTCGGAGCTGCTGTCGGAGCTACTGGTGCAGCTCTTATTGCAGGAGTTTCTTTGGTGTCACCATCACTATAG
- the LOC106300093 gene encoding uncharacterized protein LOC106300093 isoform X1 — protein sequence MGHNRKGAAKDKNPKGEESEKRGTVEKLVDLRHGAAAAKDKNLNAKKKTKKPGTSENLVKDKILKAEETEKPRVSLAEAAAKMDPSDLADHLDGMKLPDLDVMRFYYYFQKAFAQVSWKWVKMFNESPLSAIIDVPVSHISKPIYELSVDWIKPREVKYISEIILWICDRILYNLVDKGGDNAPASVWPKSQAAHFVVLAMVLRARPDSLIEVLPSLRDKHTYQGPDKLPLIVWMMAQASQGDLSAGLYSWMCNLLPLVSNNKCCCPQSLDLILQFAEYMLSRPEAITVLVNNGGGVMEGQRLVPLPSLDILLRLTFPAPSARVETTKRFEAIYPSLKEVALSPERAGGEKFALRNLFTFALTLTGEKGNPSVLTKEATSIAIRSLTENIVCFDHWDKLYVDNPVASVALLKKLVDDNQFLRLSTSPIDDTLRVNQIMESFRRKNKRAIAEGGANCFLYKEADKYCTRVSWRLFGRLPDVPLSHISKPIYELSVDWIKPRQVEYISEIVLWICDRILHNLVNKGGDNAPAPVWPKSQAAHFVVLAMVLRSRPDSLIEVLPSLRDKHTYQGPDKLPLIVWMMAQVRVLSFFPDQSSCLCLVFLFL from the exons ATGGGTCACAATCGCAAGGGTGCTGCGAAGGATAAGAATCCGAAGGGGGAGGAATCTGAGAAGCGAGGAACGGTAGAAAAACTAGTGGATCTGCGCCACGGTGCGGCGGCGGCGAAGGATAAGAATCTGAATGCGAAGAAGAAAACTAAAAAGCCAGGAACTTCAGAAAACCTAGTGAAGGATAAGATTCTGAAGGCGGAGGAAACTGAAAAGCCGAGAGTCTCTTTGGCCGAAGCTGCGGCAAAGATGGATCCTTCAGATCTTGCGGATCACCTCGACGGTATGAAATTGCCGGACCTGGATGTAATGAGATTTTACTATTACTTTCAGAAAGCATTTGCCCAAGTATCATGGAAATGGGTGAAGATGTTCAACGAGTCTCCTCTGTCCGCGATCATCGAT GTTCCTGTATCTCATATTTCTAAGCCTATCTACGAATTATCAGTAGATTGGATCAAGCCACGTGAAGTTAAGTATATCTCGGAAATCATATTGTGGATTTGTGATCGTATTCTGTACAATTTGGTGGATAAAGGTGGTGACAATGCTCCAGCTTCTGTTTGGCCCAAATCTCAG GCAGCGCATTTTGTTGTACTGGCTATGGTATTGCGTGCTAGACCTGATTCTTTGATTGAGGTTTTGCCCTCACTGAGGGATAAACACACGTACCAAGGACCCGACAAGCTTCCCCTTATAGTTTGGATGATGGCTCAG GCCTCCCAAGGTGATCTATCTGCTGGCTTGTATTCATGGATGTGTAACTTGCTACCGCTAGTCAGTAATAACAAGTGCTGCTGCCCTCAGTCACTGGATCTCATTCTTCAATTCGCTGAGTA CATGTTGTCTCGTCCAGAGGCTATCACTGTGCTTGTAAACAACGGAGGTGGTGTTATGGAAGGACAGCGTCTGGTTCCACTTCCTTCACTTGACATCTTGCTGCGCCTCACATTCCCTGCTCCATCTGCAAGAGTTGAG ACTACAAAGAGGTTTGAGGCAATTTATCCCTCTTTGAAGGAAGTGGCTCTTTCTCCAGAGAGGGCAGGAGGTGAAAAATTTGCCTTGCGTAATTTATTCACGTTTGCCTTGACCTTAACTGGAGAAAAAG GGAATCCTTCTGTTTTAACCAAGGAAGCTACATCAATCGCTATCAGATCTCTGACCGAAAACATCGTCTGCTTTGACCACTGGGACAAACTTTATGTGGATAATCCAGTCGCAAGTGTTGCCCTTCTCAAGAAGCTTGTAGACGACAATCAGTTCCTCAGGCTATCAACATCACCAATTGATGATACTCTCAGGGTCAATCAAATTATGGAGAGCTTCAGGCGTAAG AACAAAAGAGCCATCGCTGAAGGAGGAGCCAATTGTTTTCTTTACAAAGAAGCTGACAAGTACTGCACACGGGTCTCTTGGAGACTCTTTGGGAGACTCCCGGAT GTTCCTTTATCTCATATTTCTAAGCCTATCTACGAATTATCAGTCGATTGGATCAAACCACGTCAAGTTGAGTATATCTCGGAAATCGTATTGTGGATTTGTGATCGTATTCTGCACAATTTGGTGAATAAAGGTGGTGACAATGCTCCAGCACCTGTTTGGCCCAAATCTCAG GCGGCGCATTTTGTTGTATTGGCTATGGTATTGCGTTCTAGACCTGATTCTTTGATTGAGGTTTTGCCCTCACTGAGGGATAAACACACGTACCAAGGACCCGATAAGCTTCCCCTTATAGTTTGGATGATGGCTCAGGTTCGTGTCCTTTCTTTCTTTCCCGACCAATCTTCCTGTTTGTGTTTGGTGTTTTTGTTTTTGTGA
- the LOC106300093 gene encoding uncharacterized protein LOC106300093 isoform X2, which translates to MGHNRKGAAKDKNPKGEESEKRGTVEKLVDLRHGAAAAKDKNLNAKKKTKKPGTSENLVKDKILKAEETEKPRVSLAEAAAKMDPSDLADHLDGMKLPDLDVMRFYYYFQKAFAQVSWKWVKMFNESPLSAIIDVPVSHISKPIYELSVDWIKPREVKYISEIILWICDRILYNLVDKGGDNAPASVWPKSQAAHFVVLAMVLRARPDSLIEVLPSLRDKHTYQGPDKLPLIVWMMAQASQGDLSAGLYSWMCNLLPLVSNNKCCCPQSLDLILQFAEYMLSRPEAITVLVNNGGGVMEGQRLVPLPSLDILLRLTFPAPSARVETTKRFEAIYPSLKEVALSPERAGGEKFALRNLFTFALTLTGEKGNPSVLTKEATSIAIRSLTENIVCFDHWDKLYVDNPVASVALLKKLVDDNQFLRLSTSPIDDTLRVNQIMESFRRKNKRAIAEGGANCFLYKEADKYCTRVSWRLFGRLPDVPLSHISKPIYELSVDWIKPRQVEYISEIVLWICDRILHNLVNKGGDNAPAPVWPKSQAAHFVVLAMVLRSRPDSLIEVLPSLRDKHTYQGPDKLPLIVWMMAQLIEEIL; encoded by the exons ATGGGTCACAATCGCAAGGGTGCTGCGAAGGATAAGAATCCGAAGGGGGAGGAATCTGAGAAGCGAGGAACGGTAGAAAAACTAGTGGATCTGCGCCACGGTGCGGCGGCGGCGAAGGATAAGAATCTGAATGCGAAGAAGAAAACTAAAAAGCCAGGAACTTCAGAAAACCTAGTGAAGGATAAGATTCTGAAGGCGGAGGAAACTGAAAAGCCGAGAGTCTCTTTGGCCGAAGCTGCGGCAAAGATGGATCCTTCAGATCTTGCGGATCACCTCGACGGTATGAAATTGCCGGACCTGGATGTAATGAGATTTTACTATTACTTTCAGAAAGCATTTGCCCAAGTATCATGGAAATGGGTGAAGATGTTCAACGAGTCTCCTCTGTCCGCGATCATCGAT GTTCCTGTATCTCATATTTCTAAGCCTATCTACGAATTATCAGTAGATTGGATCAAGCCACGTGAAGTTAAGTATATCTCGGAAATCATATTGTGGATTTGTGATCGTATTCTGTACAATTTGGTGGATAAAGGTGGTGACAATGCTCCAGCTTCTGTTTGGCCCAAATCTCAG GCAGCGCATTTTGTTGTACTGGCTATGGTATTGCGTGCTAGACCTGATTCTTTGATTGAGGTTTTGCCCTCACTGAGGGATAAACACACGTACCAAGGACCCGACAAGCTTCCCCTTATAGTTTGGATGATGGCTCAG GCCTCCCAAGGTGATCTATCTGCTGGCTTGTATTCATGGATGTGTAACTTGCTACCGCTAGTCAGTAATAACAAGTGCTGCTGCCCTCAGTCACTGGATCTCATTCTTCAATTCGCTGAGTA CATGTTGTCTCGTCCAGAGGCTATCACTGTGCTTGTAAACAACGGAGGTGGTGTTATGGAAGGACAGCGTCTGGTTCCACTTCCTTCACTTGACATCTTGCTGCGCCTCACATTCCCTGCTCCATCTGCAAGAGTTGAG ACTACAAAGAGGTTTGAGGCAATTTATCCCTCTTTGAAGGAAGTGGCTCTTTCTCCAGAGAGGGCAGGAGGTGAAAAATTTGCCTTGCGTAATTTATTCACGTTTGCCTTGACCTTAACTGGAGAAAAAG GGAATCCTTCTGTTTTAACCAAGGAAGCTACATCAATCGCTATCAGATCTCTGACCGAAAACATCGTCTGCTTTGACCACTGGGACAAACTTTATGTGGATAATCCAGTCGCAAGTGTTGCCCTTCTCAAGAAGCTTGTAGACGACAATCAGTTCCTCAGGCTATCAACATCACCAATTGATGATACTCTCAGGGTCAATCAAATTATGGAGAGCTTCAGGCGTAAG AACAAAAGAGCCATCGCTGAAGGAGGAGCCAATTGTTTTCTTTACAAAGAAGCTGACAAGTACTGCACACGGGTCTCTTGGAGACTCTTTGGGAGACTCCCGGAT GTTCCTTTATCTCATATTTCTAAGCCTATCTACGAATTATCAGTCGATTGGATCAAACCACGTCAAGTTGAGTATATCTCGGAAATCGTATTGTGGATTTGTGATCGTATTCTGCACAATTTGGTGAATAAAGGTGGTGACAATGCTCCAGCACCTGTTTGGCCCAAATCTCAG GCGGCGCATTTTGTTGTATTGGCTATGGTATTGCGTTCTAGACCTGATTCTTTGATTGAGGTTTTGCCCTCACTGAGGGATAAACACACGTACCAAGGACCCGATAAGCTTCCCCTTATAGTTTGGATGATGGCTCAG TTGATTGAGGA GATTCTGTAG
- the LOC106298119 gene encoding uncharacterized protein LOC106298119 — protein MGHKGAKDKNLKAKKKTKKLGTVENLMDRDGATKNKDLKADETEKPIVLSLPEAAAKMDPSHLAVFLDVPSVTDMDVLRFYFYFEKEFAQVSWKWVKMFNESPLSTLIDVPLSHIPEPLYELSVDWIKPREVEYISHIVLWICDRILYNLVAEGGDNAPPSVWPKSQAAHFVVLAMVLRARPDSLIEVLPSLRDKHTYQGPDKLPLIVWMMAQASRGDLSELLNMWMDRPLEVICLNC, from the exons ATGGGTCACAAGGGTGCGAAGGATAAGAATCTGAAGGCGAAGAAGAAAACTAAAAAGCTAGGAACGGTAGAAAACCTAATGGATCGCGACGGTGCGACTAAGAATAAGGATCTGAAGGCGGATGAAACCGAAAAGCCAATAGTGTTGTCTTTGCCCGAAGCTGCGGCAAAGATGGATCCTTCACATCTTGCTGTCTTCCTCGACGTTCCGAGTGTGACGGACATGGATGTATTGAGATTTTACTTTTACTTTGAGAAAGAATTTGCCCAAGTATCATGGAAATGGGTAAAGATGTTCAACGAGTCTCCTTTGTCCACTCTCATCGAT GTTCCTTTATCTCATATTCCGGAGCCTCTCTACGAATTATCAGTCGATTGGATCAAACCACGTGAAGTTGAGTATATCTCGCATATCGTATTGTGGATTTGTGATCGTATTCTGTACAATTTGGTGGCTGAAGGTGGTGACAATGCTCCACCATCTGTTTGGCCAAAATCGCAG GCCGCACATTTTGTTGTATTGGCTATGGTATTGCGTGCTAGACCTGATTCTTTGATTGAGGTTTTGCCCTCACTGAGGGATAAACATACGTACCAAGGACCCGACAAGCTTCCCCTTATAGTTTGGATGATGGCTCAG GCCTCTCGAGGTGATTTGTCTGAACTGTTAAATATGTGGATGGACAGGCCTCTCGAGGTGATTTGTCTGAACTGTTAA
- the LOC106301096 gene encoding uncharacterized protein LOC106301096, which yields MQKILCKTTTTCSTPPVNSLAAGLISTQTIAIPSLLSLGFKTFSTSAMPLPPTTTTGSISTNGGVFSGIRQRNRLHRAAVTSLRFSTSCRCSIGSRSRAWVGRSGTWRSWLHSEANGGLSSVNAAGEVVESVEDDSDGEKDKDEKPVRLNRRNRSSSSELTGNPDLLKIPGVGLRNQRKLLDNGIGDVAELKKLYKDKFWKASDKMVDYLRSSIGIIHRNHAESITTFIKESVDDELKEPNVNVKKRLTFCVEGNISVGKSTFLQRIANETIELRDLVEIVPEPVDKWQDVGPDHFNILDAFYSEPQRYAYTFQNYVFVTRLMQEKESASGIKPLRLMERSVFSDRMVFVRAVHEAKWMNEMEISIYDSWFDPVVSALPGLVPDGFIYLRASPDTCHKRMMLRKRAEEGGVSLKYLQDLHEKHESWLLPFESGNHGVLSVSKPSLHMDNSLHPDIKDRVFYLEGNHMHSSIQKVPALVLDCEPNIDFSRDVEAKRQYARQVAEFFEFVKKKQKTSQENSSPLLMPPHNGGLWMGPEGKHVPGLELPSLDFRKAMSLITRPSA from the exons ATGCAGAAGATTCTTTGCAAGACTACCACCACTTGCTCAACCCCTCCGGTTAACTCTCTCGCGGCCGGTTTAATCTCTACACAAACCATCGCCATACCCTCTCTTCTCTCCCTAGGGTTCAAAACCTTCTCTACTTCCGCTATGCCGCTGCCGCCGACGACAACGACTGGTTCTATCTCCACAAACGGCGGCGTTTTCTCCGGGATTCGGCAGAGAAACCGTCTCCACAGAGCGGCGGTAACGTCACTACGGTTCTCAACCTCTTGCCGCTGCTCAATCGGTAGTAGGAGCCGAGCTTGGGTCGGTAGAAGCGGGACGTGGCGCTCGTGGCTCCACTCCGAAGCCAACGGCGGCTTGAGCTCCGTTAACGCTGCCGGAGAAGTTGTTGAAAGTGTTGAAGACGACTCTGATGGAGAAAAAGATAAGGATGAAAAACCGGTTAGGCTAAACCGTCGTAACCGGAGCTCCTCTAGCGAGTTAACCGGTAATCCAGATTTGCTGAAGATTCCCGGTGTAGGCCTTAGGAATCAAAGAAAGCTTCTTGATAACGGAATAGGAGATGTTGCTGAGCTCAAAAAGCTCTACAAAGATAAG TTCTGGAAAGCAAGCGACAAGATGGTTGACTATCTCCGCAGCTCGATCGGCATCATACACAGAAACCACGCTGAGAGCATAACAACGTTTATCAAAGAAAGCGTGGACGATGAGCTCAAGGAGCCTAATGTGAACGTGAAGAAGCGTCTGACGTTTTGTGTTGAAGGGAACATAAGCGTCGGCAAATCAACTTTCTTGCAGAGGATAGCTAACGAGACCATTGAGCTGCGTGACCTTGTTGAGATAGTTCCTGAGCCGGTTGATAAATGGCAAGACGTTGGACCGGACCACTTTAATATACTTGATGCTTTCTACTCTGAGCCTCAGAGGTATGCTTATACTTTCCAGAACTATGTGTTCGTCACGAGGTTGATGCAGGAGAAAGAGTCTGCTTCGGGGATTAAGCCTCTTAGGTTGATGGAAAGGAGTGTCTTCAGTGACAGAATG GTGTTTGTGAGAGCGGTTCATGAAGCCAAGTGGATGAACGAGATGGAGATTAGCATATACGACTCTTGGTTTGATCCCGTCGTATCTGCTTTACCTGGACTTGTTCCCGACGGGTTTATATACCTGAGGGCGAGTCCAGACACTTGCCACAAGAGGATGATGCTCAGGAAACGAGCAGAGGAAGGTGGAGTCTCACTGAAGTATCTACAGGATCTGCACGAGAAGCATGAGAGCTGGCTCCTACCGTTTGAGAGTGGGAACCACGGGGTGCTCTCCGTTAGTAAACCGTCTTTGCACATGGATAACTCTCTCCATCCTGATATTAAAGACCGTGTGTTTTACTTGGAAGGGAATCATATGCATTCTAGCATCCAGAAG GTGCCTGCTTTGGTTTTGGATTGTGAGCCAAATATTGATTTCAGCAGAGATGTTGAAGCAAAGAGACA GTATGCACGGCAAGTTGCTGAGTTCTTTGAGTTTGTGAAGAAGAAGCAAAAAACGTCACAGGAGAATAGCTCTCCCTTGCTGATGCCTCCTCATAATGGAGGTCTCTGGATGGGACCAGAAGGGAAGCATGTCCCGGGACTAGAACTCCCGTCTCTGGATTTTAGGAAGGCGATGTCGCTCATAACCAGACCGTCTGCGTGA
- the LOC106300093 gene encoding uncharacterized protein LOC106300093 isoform X3, translating to MGHNRKGAAKDKNPKGEESEKRGTVEKLVDLRHGAAAAKDKNLNAKKKTKKPGTSENLVKDKILKAEETEKPRVSLAEAAAKMDPSDLADHLDGMKLPDLDVMRFYYYFQKAFAQVSWKWVKMFNESPLSAIIDVPVSHISKPIYELSVDWIKPREVKYISEIILWICDRILYNLVDKGGDNAPASVWPKSQAAHFVVLAMVLRARPDSLIEVLPSLRDKHTYQGPDKLPLIVWMMAQASQGDLSAGLYSWMCNLLPLVSNNKCCCPQSLDLILQFAEYMLSRPEAITVLVNNGGGVMEGQRLVPLPSLDILLRLTFPAPSARVETTKRFEAIYPSLKEVALSPERAGGEKFALRNLFTFALTLTGEKGNPSVLTKEATSIAIRSLTENIVCFDHWDKLYVDNPVASVALLKKLVDDNQFLRLSTSPIDDTLRVNQIMESFRRKNKRAIAEGGANCFLYKEADKYCTRVSWRLFGRLPDVSAMTVGVVTAASAALSVAAVSASLYLFPVV from the exons ATGGGTCACAATCGCAAGGGTGCTGCGAAGGATAAGAATCCGAAGGGGGAGGAATCTGAGAAGCGAGGAACGGTAGAAAAACTAGTGGATCTGCGCCACGGTGCGGCGGCGGCGAAGGATAAGAATCTGAATGCGAAGAAGAAAACTAAAAAGCCAGGAACTTCAGAAAACCTAGTGAAGGATAAGATTCTGAAGGCGGAGGAAACTGAAAAGCCGAGAGTCTCTTTGGCCGAAGCTGCGGCAAAGATGGATCCTTCAGATCTTGCGGATCACCTCGACGGTATGAAATTGCCGGACCTGGATGTAATGAGATTTTACTATTACTTTCAGAAAGCATTTGCCCAAGTATCATGGAAATGGGTGAAGATGTTCAACGAGTCTCCTCTGTCCGCGATCATCGAT GTTCCTGTATCTCATATTTCTAAGCCTATCTACGAATTATCAGTAGATTGGATCAAGCCACGTGAAGTTAAGTATATCTCGGAAATCATATTGTGGATTTGTGATCGTATTCTGTACAATTTGGTGGATAAAGGTGGTGACAATGCTCCAGCTTCTGTTTGGCCCAAATCTCAG GCAGCGCATTTTGTTGTACTGGCTATGGTATTGCGTGCTAGACCTGATTCTTTGATTGAGGTTTTGCCCTCACTGAGGGATAAACACACGTACCAAGGACCCGACAAGCTTCCCCTTATAGTTTGGATGATGGCTCAG GCCTCCCAAGGTGATCTATCTGCTGGCTTGTATTCATGGATGTGTAACTTGCTACCGCTAGTCAGTAATAACAAGTGCTGCTGCCCTCAGTCACTGGATCTCATTCTTCAATTCGCTGAGTA CATGTTGTCTCGTCCAGAGGCTATCACTGTGCTTGTAAACAACGGAGGTGGTGTTATGGAAGGACAGCGTCTGGTTCCACTTCCTTCACTTGACATCTTGCTGCGCCTCACATTCCCTGCTCCATCTGCAAGAGTTGAG ACTACAAAGAGGTTTGAGGCAATTTATCCCTCTTTGAAGGAAGTGGCTCTTTCTCCAGAGAGGGCAGGAGGTGAAAAATTTGCCTTGCGTAATTTATTCACGTTTGCCTTGACCTTAACTGGAGAAAAAG GGAATCCTTCTGTTTTAACCAAGGAAGCTACATCAATCGCTATCAGATCTCTGACCGAAAACATCGTCTGCTTTGACCACTGGGACAAACTTTATGTGGATAATCCAGTCGCAAGTGTTGCCCTTCTCAAGAAGCTTGTAGACGACAATCAGTTCCTCAGGCTATCAACATCACCAATTGATGATACTCTCAGGGTCAATCAAATTATGGAGAGCTTCAGGCGTAAG AACAAAAGAGCCATCGCTGAAGGAGGAGCCAATTGTTTTCTTTACAAAGAAGCTGACAAGTACTGCACACGGGTCTCTTGGAGACTCTTTGGGAGACTCCCGGATGTAAGTGCCATGACAGTTGGAGTAGTTACTGCTGCATCAGCAGCTCTATCAGTCGCTGCAGTATCAGCCAGCCTCTATCTATTCCCTGTCGTATAA
- the LOC106298118 gene encoding uncharacterized protein LOC106298118 — protein sequence MNSNMQKHVSGDLTTKKSNRKAVVSSAEPNSGDLTARKPSGKAVDSSVEPIVRASFTGVSPVSAVPGDPKSKKLNGKAAVSSADPISGDLTAKKPNGKDVDSSAEPIKRASHTIISPVPVVSGDPKSKQKNGKAVVSSVEAIRRTGNAGGSCADVVSGKLTPKKLKGKAVDSSSVEVLFFKDVKFGPQKGKLRFRLIHFWEARNAHTKILIGIEMILIDEQGTVIQGFIPPSRIDTYLPHMIAGSLYRLIKFYGSKSKTVYRVSEQDVTISFSWNYVLSVLENCPVQFLEDRFRFYGYEEFESACDLMGDLYDYIGHIKLVNEQALGDGLVLDEVEIASSRRILVHVQTHDGPVMKLYLWDTAATDFCLKFKAQENPPSVILVTTVNPKRFGDLDVQPTKDYLAWLGSNSEVSNRINADIVTKAETVTIGELFTYIKQEGAKVAWFECTATIDDVGHGSAWYYIACGGCKTKATKGPTTLMCKKCGKAEVAGVAEYLTNLSVYDNNGHARFVLLCDAGRDLTGKLASELVESYFEANESVGDDAVVPVPQALIDTIGQTRKFVVKVSKHNLEGKTQA from the exons ATGAATTCCAACATGCAGAAACATGTTTCCGGCGATCTCACCACGAAGAAATCAAACCGCAAGGCCGTCGTCTCCTCCGCCGAGCCAAACTCCGGCGATCTTACCGCGAGGAAACCAAGCGGCAAGGCCGTTGACTCCTCTGTCGAGCCAATCGTACGAGCCAGCTTCACCGGAGTCTCCCCTGTTTCAGCTGTTCCCGGTGATCCAAAATCCAAGAAACTAAACGGCAAGGCCGCTGTCTCCTCCGCGGATCCTATCTCCGGCGATCTCACCGCGAAGAAACCAAACGGCAAAGATGTTGACTCCTCCGCCGAGCCAATCAAACGAGCCAGCCACACCATAATCTCTCCCGTTCCAGTTGTCTCCGGCGATCCAAAGTCCAAGCAGAAAAACGGTAAGGCCGTTGTCTCCTCCGTCGAGGCGATCAGACGTACCGGAAATGCCGGTGGTTCGTGCGCCGACGTTGTCTCCGGCAAGCTTACACCGAAGAAGTTAAAGGGCAAGGCCGTCGACTCCTCCTCCGTTGAAGTGCTGTTCTTCAAAGATGTCAAGTTCGGACCTCAAAAAGGCAAGCTGAGGTTTCGTCTGATCCATTTTTGGGAGGCTCGGAACGCACACACGAAGATACTCATTGGTATTGAGATGATTCTCATCGACGAACAG GGTACTGTGATCCAGGGGTTCATTCCACCGAGCAGGATTGACACTTATTTGCCACATATGATCGCTGGTTCTCTCTACAGGCTTATTAAGTTTTATGGATCAAAGAGCAAGACTGTGTATCGAGTTTCTGAGCAAGACGTGACCATTTCTTTCTCATGGAATTATGTCCTCTCTGTCCTCGAGAACTGCCCGGTTCAGTTTCTTGAAGATCGGTTCCGTTTCTATGGTTATGAAGAGTTTGAATCAGCCTGTGACCTCATGGGGGATCTTTATG ATTATATTGGTCACATTAAGCTGGTGAATGAACAGGCATTGGGTGACGGTCTTGTGCTTGATGAAGTTGAGATAGCTTCTTCACGGCGAATTCTGGTTCATGTTCAGACTCATGA TGGTCCTGTGATGAAGCTTTATTTATGGGACACTGCTGCTACGGACTTTTGTTTGAAATTTAAAGCGCAAGAAAACCCTCCAAGTGTTATCCTCGTGACTACCGTAAACCCGAAACGATTTGGAG ACCTGGACGTGCAACCAACCAAAGATTATCTGGCTTG GCTGGGTTCAAACTCGGAAGTTTCTAACAGGATCAATGCTGATATAGTGACCAAGGCTGAGACAGTCACTATAGGAGAGCTATTTACCTACATCAAGCAGGAGGGAGCAAAG GTTGCTTGGTTTGAGTGCACAGCCACCATTGATGATGTTGGTCATGGTTCGGCATGGTATTATATAGCTTGCGGTGGTTGTAAAACTAAGGCGACCAAAGGGCCTACTACACTTATGTGTAAGAAATGTGGAAAAGCTGAAGTGGCCGGTGTTGCAGA GTACCTCACAAACCTCTCTGTCTATGACAATAATGGCCATGCGCGTTTTGTGCTTCTCTGTGATGCTGGGCGTGATCTGACTGGGAAGCTAGCCTCTGAATTGGTTGAGAGCTACTTTGAG GCCAATGAGAGCGTAGGTGATGATGCCGTTGTCCCAGTGCCTCAGGCTCTGATTGACACAATTGGGCAGACTCGCAAGTTCGTTGTGAAGGTATCAAAGCACAACTTGGAAGGCAAGACCCAAGCTTGA